The segment TGACTTAGTTGGATTAGGGTAAATACTTAGTTCCTGATTGATATTGATATCGTGTATACCTACATTATTAATGTTCACATTTAAAGAAGCCGAGTCTTTGCAACCATTGGTATTGGTAGCCAATACACCTAATTTACCTGTTCCTTTGCTGGTCCACATCACAGAAATGGCATTGGTATTTTGACCTGATTGTATAGTACCATTTTGAATGCTCCAATTATAGGTAGCATTGTTTTGTGCAGGTACTGAGTATGGTATTGCAATACCCGGATTACTTACATTTATACTACCCGTTATACTACCCGTTATACTACCTATTATTGGGTTAGGGAACACAGTAATATTTTGACTTATAGAATCAATACATTTATCGTTAACTGTTACTACCAATGTAATAGGGTATGTGTTACTATTGCTATACGTTATTGATGGAGAACGTTGTATTGAGTTGTTTCCATTACCCAATTGCCAATAATATTTTACAGTGCTGTTATCTGGAGTACTGGTATTAGTAAAAACAAAATTGTTGTTTTTTAAACATTGTGCAGAGTCGTTAATTGTAAAACTGGCTTTAGGTGAAGCAATAACAGCAACATTGGTGCTGAAAGAGTCAATACATTTGTTATTGGCAGTAACCAAAAGTTTTACACTGTAAACATTGAATGTATTATAAGAATAATCAGGCGAACGTTGGGTAGAAGTATCACCATTACCAAACTGCCACATATACTTTATAGTAATGTTATCAGGGGTACTGGAATTGTTAAATAAGAAATTATTATTTTTTAAACATTGACTAGCTTTATTAACCGTAAAACCAACATTAGTAGCATTGGCAATTACAGTCACATTTTTTGTAAGCGTATCAGTACAACCGTTGTTATTGCTTATCAGTTTCACAATGTAATTACCTACATTTGGGTAAGAATAGTTTTGAGTGATATTATTAGAAGCAATAAAACCAGTACCCCAGTTCCAAATATAATTAACAGATGCACCTTGATTATTGGTTTGGTTGGTGAACACAAAGGCATTGTTTTTTACACATTGCGAAGAATCATTGATACTGAATTGAGGGGTTACTGTTTGTTTTACAATTATTATTTTTTGTATAGAATCAATACAGTTCTTATCAGAGGTAGCAATTAGTTTAACCGTTAAACTCCCTGTATCAACCATGTTTTTGATAGGTGATGTTAAATTAGAGTTAGTCCCATCACTAAACTTCCAGTTGTAGCTCATTGTTCCACTGTTAATGGCGCTAGTATTGATAAAACTAACTGGATTATTTGGTAAACAAATAAGATTGCCACTGGTAAAAGAAGGAATAGGAAGAGGATAAAAATGAAAAGTTTTAACTACTGAAGTATCACTACAACCGGTATTGCTTACAATGGCTCTGATAGCACCAGTCGTATCTAACCATAAACTATCATTATTGGCAGCAGGAATAACGGTATTGTTGAATAACCATTTAAAAGTATAGTTGCTGTCATTGGGTAATACCGAAAGCAAAATATTGGAACCTTTGCAAATAGAATCTGTATTGCTGAAAATAATGGGTTGAGTAAAACCAGGTACAATGCTAATAGGGAAATAGGGGTCATAAGCAGTACTATCACTGGATACCCTAAGTCTTAATTTATAATTACCAGTAGTACTTAGTTCACTGGGTATATTTAAATTAATGCTACCAGTATTGGCATTACTTATTTTAGAACCGACAAGAATAGGGGTATTAAAATTACCTAATGAATCGGACAAATGCGCATAGAATATATTGCCAGCCGTTAAGGTTATACCGCTTACCTTATAACTCATACTTACAGGTATTATTTTATTGGCACAAAACACTTTTCTATTGGTACTATCAAAACTTACTTTGGCGAAAAGAGGTGTATTTACTTTTATACTAATTCCTCGTATGGCAGAAGCATTTAATGGACAAAATCTATCTCTACCTGTAACGGTAAATAAATAAGGTTGATCTCTAATAGCAGAGGTAGGAGGCGTCCAACAAAATTTAAAACTGTCGTTTAAAGGGCCAGATGTACTCCTTTGTGATAGTATATAGTTTCTTGCCCAAGTGGCATTAGCCATGACGGGGATATATTGTAGCGGGTTATTCCATGTTAAGTCTGTCGAATCGGCTAATATAGGATTGGGTGTAGCACTTAAATTTGCTTGGTCTGCCGCCACAATATCTAAACATATTTGTTGATTAACATTAACAGAAAAGCTTTGGGTGTTTTGTAAAATACCATCTTGATATATTTTTATTCTGGGTGTTAAATTGCCATTACACAATTGCGTTTGGAATTGTATATCACGTCTTGTTATACCCACATTTACTCGGGTATTTCCTGATTTTTTCCATTGGGTTACTTCTATTACCAAATTTGAAACCCATGCACCGCTGGGTCTGAACATCACATCACCAGTTATAGGGTCAATTCGCAAGCCTGCAGGATAGGGTCCACTAGCGTTGGGTGCTCCCAGATAAGCAAAAGGGTAACCAGCACTGTAAGGAGGATTATAGGTAACTGACGAACCTGGGTTTTGTAAACTGGCGCCAAAGGTATAGCTTAAGGAATCACCATCGGGGTCAATAGCGCCTAAATTGTATACATAATCAACACCGGCACAAACCAAAGGAACTGCTTCGTTGGTAAAAATGGGGGAATTATTACAGCTTGTTAAGCAACGGTTAATGATACATTCCGTATAAAGATTACTAGGTAAAAAATTTGTTATAGCCTCAGTTCTACAACATATACTTAAACCCAAAGCTACCTTACAGCACGAAGTTGGTAAGGAGTTTAAATTCACATTGCCTTCAAAAATATATACTTCTATACCAGGCGCAAAAGTACCAGCAGTGCGCGTATTACAATTGGTGCAAATAGTTTTTACCGAATCACATGTTTGAATAATATCATACCCATTGATTCCTGATTGTATGGCTAAAGTATAGTTTCCAAAGCTAGTTCCTAAACAGGATGAGTCTGCCCCAATAATAGGCGTACCAAAACCCGCATTTGTGGTCGTGCATCCGGCTGTAGTGCCATTTGGTATGGCTTGCGAACACCCATTACAGAGGGGCACCCCTTGGCAACTACGATATACTTTAAGGTTTACTTTATACACTCCTAAGGTAGGTGTACATTGGTAACTTAAATCGGCTCCTAATATCTCCGCTTTTGTTGTTTTTCCAAGTATAAGAAGTAAAAGAAAAAAAAAGAAGTAGTGTTTTGTTTTCATAATAGGCTTGGGTTATGTTGCTAATATATAGTATTGTATACCAGGCTTAAACATAATAAATTCTTAATGCCCTGATTTATGAAACTATTAAGAGTATGGATTACTAAATATTTTAAAATAGGAGGATACTCTTTTATTGGACGAATTAATCATTCATAAAACCTGTGACCTCTTGTAAATAAGTGCTATTCATAAAATTAAAACATTAATGGCATCCGTTTGTAAAATTTAAGCACAAATTTTCATGGTTATTTTTCCTTTAGCGCTTATTATTGTTGCGTTCATTTAAAAAGCAATTATTTATTGGTATGGAATTTAAGGTAAAAACTTTAGCTAATGTAGTAGCTGCGGGTGAAGAGGTAGAAATATTATTTTGGGTTGGCTGTGCCGGTAGTTTTGATGAACGTGCACAAAAAATTACCAAGGCCGTAGCTAAAATTCTACATCATGCAGATATAAAATTTGCTATTTTGGGTACAGAAGAAGCCTGTACTGGCGATCCGGCTAAAAGAGCAGGTAATGAGTTTTTATTCCAGATGCTAGCCATGCAAAACATTACTACCATGAATGCTTATGGCGTAAAAAAAATTGTTACTGCCTGCCCACATTGTTTTAATACTTTAAAAAATGAATACCCTGTTTTAGGAGGTAATTACGAAGTAGTTCACCATACTGCTTTAATCAATGAATTATTAACTACAGGCAAACTTTCCATTGAAGGCGGCCCCTATAAAGGCAAACGTATTACCTACCACGATAGCTGTTATTTAGGCAGAGCCAATGGTATTTACGAAGCGCCTAGAAATATTATTGAGAAGTTGGATGTGGAGTTGGTGGAGATGAAACGTTCAAAAGCCAATGGCTTGTGTTGTGGTGCCGGTGGGGCACAAATGTTTAAAGAAGCAGAAAACGGAACTAAAGAAGTTAACTTGGAAAGAGCAGACGATATGTTGGAAACACAATCAAATATAGTAGCAGCTGCTTGTCCATTTTGTATGACTATGTTGCGTGATGGTATAAAACACCACAATAAAGAACAGGAAGTACAGGTATTGGATGTAGCAGAATTAATAGCTACAGCGATAGATTTGTAAAACTAAAACTCACTCATTGCTTACATACTTATACACTTGAAAAAACAATTTTTCTTACTACTACTTGTATTATTTTATAGTATTACTGGCACTGCTCAAAACCACAAAATTGACAGTGTTTGGCAAAAGGTGTATGCTTTTGAAAAAACCAATAACTATAAAACAGACACCAATTATTTAAATACACTTAACCAGTTAGCACATTTATACCAGCAGGTTAATCCAGATAGCTCCATTGCGTTAGCGCGTAAATGTTTTGCTTTGAGTGTAAATGTAGTGGGTAGTAAAGTAGAGGCTTTAAGAGGTATTGGCTTGGCATTAACCACCAAAGGTAGGTATGCGGAAGCCTTAGCTAATTTTAATATAGCCTTAGCACTGGCTCAGGAAAACAGGATTGAAAAAGAAATAGGCAAGTTATATAACTCCATAGCTATTGTTTATAAATACCAGGGAAAATATACCGAAGCAATGAATTTATATTATAAGTCGTTGCATATAAAGGAAAAGGTTGGTGATAAAAAAGGCATTGCCAATAGTTATGGTAATATTGCTATTGTATACAGAAAACTAAAACAGTATAAATTAGCAGAGAAAACGTACCAAAAAGCGTTGGCTATATTTATAGAACTAAAAGATAGTTTAAGTATTTCAAATTCTTATTATAATTTAGGGAGTGTTTGTCTTTCCAACCGTTCCTATGCACAAGCACTAAAGCTGTTCAACAGAGCACTAATCATTCAGCAAATATATAATGATAAAAAAAGTTTAGCTATAACATTGCATAACATAGGTAATGTGCTGTCATTGTTGAAAAAGAGCCAAGATGCTTTGACGTATTATTTAAAAGCATTGCAAATACATCAGGAAGTAGATAACCAATCAGGTGTATACGATGTTTATTTTAGTTTAAGCGAATGTTACGATAAGCTCCATAACAATGATAAAGCTTTTTATTATGCAAAACAGGCATTGATTATTGCTAAACAATTGGGCAATAAAGACAATAACCGAGATATAAATGAACATTTAAGTGCTTTATATAAAAAGGCAAATAATTATAATGAAGCACTGTATCATTATGAACAGTTTAAATTGTATTCCGACAGTCTAATCAACAACGGACGAGATTGGGAAATAGCGAGGCTTGAGGCTGCTTTTGATTTTGAAAATAAAGCAGCATTATTAAAGACTGAACAGTTAGAAAAAGAAGCTGCTTATTTACGTGAAAACAACAGGCAAAAAACATTGATTGTAATTATATTAACCGGATTGGCTTTTAGTGTGTTGACCTTGATTTTGATTTTACGTAGCAGGCGTAAACTGCGTCAGGCATATTCACAATTGCAGTTAGCCAATGAATCTATTCAAAAACAAAAAAACGAAATTGATTTGCTAAACAATACTTTGCAGGAACGTGTGAAAGAACGTACCCTTACTTTAGAAAATGCAAACAGCAAATTAAGACAATATACCTTTACCAATAATCATTTGGTGCGCAGACCTGTTGCCAATATTTTAGGGCTAACAAAATTGTTTAACAATGATAATTCAAGTGAGTCGGAAAATGCGGAAGTGGTAAAAATGATAGCACAAAGCGCTCATGAATTAGACGATATTATCCGTGAAATAAACAACCATTTAAACATAGAAGAATATCCGGATAGTAACAAAGCCTAGTTATTTATTGCCTGTAATTGAATATTGATTTCGCTAAAAGAAGGCCTTTGTGAAATACTAGCTTGCATACAATCATCTTTCAATAGACTTAATTTATTTATCACATTTTGTTGTTTGTCTTCATTAGGCAAATAGCCCAATAAATCATCTAGTAAACAACCATAAGCCCTTACCTCAATTCTTTCTATGGCTGCTCCTTCGTTTGTTTGCGGGTTGTAAAAAGTAGCTGCACCAAAATCACCAAACAAATGATTTCCTGCCTGGTCGTACATAATATTATGTGCATATAAATCGCCATGGTTAATGCCAAGACTATGTAAGTGCTCGCCAACTGAAGCCATGCCTTTGGCAATAGTTAGTATTTGTTGTAAGCTAAAAGAAGTTCCATTATCAAATACATCGCGTGAACAACTGGCTAAGTTGGGAGGATTACCCAAGTTTTTAAAATGAGCGGGAATTAACGACAATACCAAGGCTTCTTTTTGTTCAGGATGGTTGTGGACTTTACCCATTACTGCTATTAGATTAGGGTGGTTACCGGCAGCCATGCAAGCATTCATTTCGTTCAGTGGTAAACCATCGCTGGTTACTTCACCTTTAAATATTTTAACCGCTACTGTTTCTTGCGTATCCTTGTTTAAATAAGCTTTATAAATAACACCCGATGCACCCTGGCCTAATTGTTCCAGTAAATGAATATTGTTCCAATCAATCAGTGCTAATTTATTGGGTATTTGGTGCGTTTCGGTAAATGGATTACCTGCGTAAGCCAGCCATGAAAGTTTAGGTAATTGTAAAATCCATACAGGTAACTCAGTAAGTAAGTTAGCCGATATTCTTATCAACTCAAGACTTTTACAATTTGCCATTTCAGCAGGCAATGCTTTTATTTTATTGCCGGCCAAAGCCAGTTTTTGTAAGCGGTAACATTTACCTATAGAAGCGGGAATTACTTCAATTTGGTTGTTGGTTAATATAAGCCAGTGTGTTATTTCTGGTAACGATTCTTCGCTTACTGTTTTTATTTGATTCGATTTAAAACCAATCATTTCTAAACTTTTGCATTTGCCTAAAACCGCAGGCAATTCAGTAAAGTTATTATCAGAGAAAAAAGCAATTTTAAGTTTGCTTAAACAGGCAAATTCATTGGGTAAACTGCTTAATTCGTTTTGGGATAAATCTAAAATTTCCAATGTATCCGCCAGGTTGAAAATTTCAGTAGGAAATTCAGTTAAGCCGGCAGCAATTTTTATATGTGTGGCGCCTTGTAATTGGCCTTGTTTAAGTTGAGCTAAAGTATGCATTTATTTTCAGGCTGCCGGCTATCTAGTTTTCTTTTACGGTTTCTAAATTAGCGCTTTCAAAAACTGCTACAGGTGAAATAACTTTCTCTTGGTAATTAATGTTATTACCATAACGTTTCCGCATAATACGTTTTACCAACTCGTTACTCAAATCAAACTCTTTAAGTGTAGCCAACTTGCCAATTTCTATTCCTGCACCACGTTTATAAATTTTCCAAACCAACTCTGAGCAATATATTTTATCATCACTCCATTCAAAAGTAATATCGTAATCTTTACCTAAAAACTGGTTGCCAATTGTTTTCATGTTATTCAATATACTGTCGGTTAACAGTTGACCTGCATTTTTCAAACGTTTAACCACATAATGCCCCGCATTACCCCTTGCAATAAAAGAAGCCAATGCAGTTGTTTTAACAGGCTGTACCGCCTCTAAAACATAATACTCATGGTCCTTTATATAAATCATTCCGCAATGTGTGTATTTAGAATGAGTAGCTAATTCAATGGCTTTGCTTTGTGTCGATTTTGAATTCTGGAAAATAATATCTCCGTTCTTCAATAAATCCAAATCACTTAAAACCTTTACTTCTTCTTTGGCTTTAACCAATAAAGTATTTGTTGAATAGTATTTCCATTTTATAAATACACCACCAAACAGTATAAATGCCAGTGTAATGATTAGCGCCTTTTTCATGAAATTAATTGATAAAGTATTGAATTAACTCAAGCCGGTAATTTCACCGTTTACAAAATCAATAACCATAGCTGCAGGTTCTTTTGGTAAACCCGGCATACGCATAATTTCACCAGCTACTGCTACTATAAATCCGGCACCATTGTTTAGTACCAAATTTTCAATATGAATATTAAAACCTTCCGCAGCACCAACCAATGCAGCATTGTCAGTAAAGCTAAATTGTGTTTTGGCTATACATACTGGTAATTTATCGGCACCCAAATCAGTTATTTTTTTCAAAGCAGCTTTGGCATTTTTACCCAAAGTTATGCTACTGCCTTTGTATATCGTAGTAACAATTTTTCTTATTTTTTCTTCAACCGAATCAGTTAATTCATACGTGTGGTTAATGCTTTTGCTCGCTTTGTTCTCCACTACTTCAACCACTTTTTTAGCCAAGGCTACAGCACCATCACCACCATTGGCAAAGCCTTCATTTATAGCAAACTCAGCTCCTTTTTCTTTACACCAGTTTTGTATAAAATTAATTTCTTCTTCCGTATCAAAACCAAATTTGTTTAAAGCAACTATGACTGTTTGTCCAAACTGTTGTAAGTTTTCAATATGGCGTTCTACATTTTTTATTCCTGCTTTTAAACCTTCCATATTGGGTTGTTTAATCAGTTTCTCATCAACTTTACCATGTAGTTTTATACTTTGTGTAGTAGTAACCAATACCGCTGCTTTAGGACTTATTCCTGCTGCACGGCATTTTATATTTAAAAATTTCTCGCCTCCTAAATCACTTCCAAACCCTGCCTCCGTTACTGCATACTCTCCATGTTGCATAGCAGCTTTGGTCGCCATAATACTATTACAACCATGCGCTATATTGGCAAAAGGTCCACCATGAATAAAAGCCGCACCCCCTTCAATGGTTTGTACCAGATTAGGTTGAAAAGCATCTTTTAACAAAGTAACCAAAGCACCCGCTACACCTAAATCCTTTACATAAAAAGGAGTGTTATCGTACTTATAGCCAATTAAAATACGTTCAATACGTTTACGCAAATCATCAAGCGAAGTTGATAAACAGAATATAGCCATTATTTCAGAAGCAGGTGTAATATCAAAACCCGTTTCAGTGGGTATACCATTACTTGAACCATTTAAGCCCGAAACCATATAGCGCAACGAACGATCATTTACATCAAGCACCCTGCGCCATAATATTTGTTTTAATCCGTTTGCATTGTTTTTATTATAGTATTGGTAGTTATCAATTAAAGCAGCTAACGTATTGTTAGCTGAAGTAATAGCATGAAAGTCACCGGTAAAATGCAGGTTAATATCTTCCATTGGTAAAACCTGGCTGTAACCGCCACCGGCAGCGCCACCCTTCATACCAAAACATGGGCCTAAGCTGGGCTCGCGTAAAGCAACAATGGCTTTTTTGCCAATTTTATTTAAGCCCTGTGCCAGGGCAACAGATGTAGTTGTTTTACCACTTCCACTTTTGTTAGGTGTAGTGGCAGTTACTAAAATCAAATTGCTCTGCGCTATTTTAGCATCATCAAAATCAAAGCTGATTTTAGCTTTGTATTTTCCGTATTGCTCTAGTTGATCTTCGTTAATACCAATTTGTGCAGCAATTTTTTGAATAGGTTGAAGCTTAACTTCGCGGGCAATTTCTATATCTGATTTCATAGTTAAATAAAAATGCAATATTGAATAGTTAATTGAAATTACAAAACTTGTTTTGAAAGGTGTTTTTTTAATTCCATAAAACGCAATGTCTAATAACAAATGGAGCATACAAACTATGTTTATTTTTACTATACTTGTTCATTAAAGTTTACCCCCTATGGAAATATTCTTATTGGTAATTATACTCGGTCTGATTGTTATTTTTTATTTTCAAACCAAGGACAGGTTAGAAAAAATAGAACAAAAACTTTTTGATATACACAATCAAAAAAGCCATGAAGCAGCACCACAAAAAGAGATAGTACAGAAACAGGAAAAAGAGGTAGCAGCACCAATAAATATATTTGAAACGTATAAAAATAGGGAGCCGGATTTAGCGGTAAACAATGCCGCTATTGTTGAAACCAAAGAAGAAATTTTAGAAAAACCGCAAACGTTTGTAGCAGAAATAAATAAATATATAACCGAAAGTGTTAAGCCGATAGAGGAGAAGATAGAAGCTGAGCAGAAGCCTATTAACATGTTTAGCCAGGTAAAAGAAGAGCCTGTAAAAGAAGAAGAAAAATCGTGGTTTGCGGGCATGGTTGAGAATAACGATTTAGAGAAATTTATTGGAGAAAACCTGATAAGCAAAATAGGTATAGCTATATTGGTTTTAGGCATAGCCTTTTTTGTAAAATATGCTATTGACCAAAACTGGATAAACGAAATAGCGCGTGTTGGCATTGGTATTTTGGCAGGTGGTATTATATTAGGTTTTGCCCATAAACTTCGCGAAAATTTTAAAGCATTCAGTACCGTTTTAGTAGCAGGAGGTATCAGTACATTCTACTTTACCATAGGCTTAGCCTTTCAAGAGTATCATTTATTTAGCCAAACAGTAGCCTTTGCCATTATGCTGGTAATAACAGCTTTTAGCGTATTTATTTCCATAGGTTATAATAGGCAGGAGTTGGCTATACTTTCTATTATAGGAGGTTTTGCCACACCATTTATAGTGAGTACAGGAAGTGGAAACTATATAGTTTTATTCTCTTATGTTTTAATACTCGATTTAGGTATGCTCGTATTGGCTTTTGTACGTAAATGGACATTGGTTAATATAATAACTTACGTATTAAGTTTAATACTATACATAGCATGGTTAACAACCAAAGGCCTGCCTAATCATCCGGAGTATTTTAGCAGTGCATTTATATTTGCTACCTTATTTTACTTTGTATTTGTAGCCATGAATATTGCTTACAATATTAAGCACAAGCAGTATTTTAAAAGCATTGATTTTGGCATTTTATTAAGCAACACTTTTGCTTATTACGGTATAGGCATTGCATTGTTCAGTGCTTACAATCCGCAGCTAAAAGGGGCATTTACTTTGGGTCTTGCTTTGAGTAATTGTTTACTGGCCTGGTTTATTGTTAAAAACAGCAAAGCCGATAAAAATTTATTGTACGTACTAATAGGTTTGGCTTTAACATTTATAACCCTGGCTGCACCAATACAGTTAAAAGGAAATTACATTACCCTGTTCTGGGCAGCTGAAGGAGCTTTGTTATTATGGTTATCGCAAAAATCGGGTATGAATATATTTAGGGTAACCTCGGCTATTACCTATGTTTTAGCCTTGCTTAGTCTGATAATAGACTGGAATCAGCAATATGCATTACAATCAACATTACCTATAATCATTAACAAAGGTTTTATAGCCGGCACATTTGTATGTGTAAGCTTATGGATTAATACCATTTTATTGAAAAAAGACAAAGAGCTGGTTTTAGATTTTTATGGAGTAATTTATGAAGCAGCTGTCTATTTAAAAGTGAGTAAATTCCTTTTAGTTGCTTTGGTTTATATAGCCGGTTTGTTAGAAGTAAGTTACCAGTTAAACACAAGATTAAGCCCTCCTGAAGCGGCCTATTTCCTCACCGGAATGTATCATTTTCTGTTTACAAGCATTCTTATATTCTTCATCAATAAACAAATTTCACATGCGTTTGCCAATACCATTAAAACAATCGGTATCATTAATTTAATTATATATGTATGCTACTTTAATAGCCTTCCGTTTAAAGAGCTCGAATACAATTTTTCATGGGAATATATAAATGATGTTTTAACCTTTAACAAAGCAAGCCATTTGGCTTTTGCCTTCCATTACGTTTCGTTGGCTTGCATATTTTACCAGGCATTTATCACCTATGGATTGTTTAAACAAGACATTGAAACCAAAAAAATGTCAAACAAAATATTGTATTGGAGTTCCGTTATAGCGATAACATTTTTAGCCAGTAGCGAAGTAATTTTACATGTGGTTAAAATAAAAATGGTACGGGTTATGCCTACGGCCAAAGATGTAACCGATAGTGCATTTTACGTTAATTTCGATATTTATAACGACCTGATAAAACAAACCGGTAAAGTATTTTTACCGGTGCTATGGGGCGTTTTGTCATTTTTATTTTTATGGTTTGGTATAAAAAACCAGATAAAACACTTACGTATAGCTGCTTTGTATTTATTAGGATTAACCCTAATAAAATTATTTGTATACGATATTAGAGAAGTTTCAGAAGGTGGAAAAATTTTGGCATTCATATTGTTAGGCATTGTGCTACTTGTTATATCATTCATGTATCAAAAAATTAAAGCAATCATTATTAACGATGAACCCAAAGAAATTACCAATGAAGAAAATTTATAGCCTTTTTATTTTATTGGTTTTTATTGTTTCCAGCAGTGCAGCACAGCAATTTACCCATAAGGCATTATTAAATCAAGTAGCCAAAAAAGCCTATTGCAAAATACATGTACCCAATAGTTTACGCCAGTTTGCCGGGCCCGATTTATACGATGTAAGAATATTAGATGAAAAAAACAAACAAGTTCCTTATAAAGTAAGCAAATTTATTACCCAGCTGGCTGTTAACAGCATAGAACCTTTGCAATATGTAAATAACAACAATACCGAGTTTATTATAGAAAAAGGTGATAAGCCAACTTGGAGTCAGGTTGTTTTAAAAATAAAAAACAGTGCCGTTACCAAACAATATACCGTAAGTGGTAGTAACGATAAGAAAAAATGGTTTGCCTTAACCGATACCAGTAACCTTACCCTGTATGTAGACAACCAGGAAGTAGCAGTGAATAAAGTAATTGATTTTCCTTTGGTTGATTATAACTACATAAAGATAAATATAGACAATAGCACCTCAGTTCCATTAAACGTATTATCCATTGGTTACTCAACAAGCGAAGTAATAGCCAATACATTAGATAAAATACAACCTTTTACTTTTACTGTAGCCAATGATAGCATAGCCGATAAAACAACCATACACATTCGTTTTGAACAGGCACAACAAATAGACCAGATGAAACTGTATGTTACCGGTCCCAGCTATTATGTACGCGAAGCCAATTTGTATAAAATAGTAAGCAATAAGTACAAGAATAAAACGGTACAATACAATGGTGCCTTAACAGCATTTCAAATTCGTTCCAAGACCAACTTGATGTACGATGTAAATTTATTTGAAAACGATTTTTACATTGAAATAGCGAATTACGACAATGAACCACTGCAAATTGATTCCATTAATTTTTATCAAA is part of the Bacteroidota bacterium genome and harbors:
- a CDS encoding tetratricopeptide repeat protein, with amino-acid sequence MKKQFFLLLLVLFYSITGTAQNHKIDSVWQKVYAFEKTNNYKTDTNYLNTLNQLAHLYQQVNPDSSIALARKCFALSVNVVGSKVEALRGIGLALTTKGRYAEALANFNIALALAQENRIEKEIGKLYNSIAIVYKYQGKYTEAMNLYYKSLHIKEKVGDKKGIANSYGNIAIVYRKLKQYKLAEKTYQKALAIFIELKDSLSISNSYYNLGSVCLSNRSYAQALKLFNRALIIQQIYNDKKSLAITLHNIGNVLSLLKKSQDALTYYLKALQIHQEVDNQSGVYDVYFSLSECYDKLHNNDKAFYYAKQALIIAKQLGNKDNNRDINEHLSALYKKANNYNEALYHYEQFKLYSDSLINNGRDWEIARLEAAFDFENKAALLKTEQLEKEAAYLRENNRQKTLIVIILTGLAFSVLTLILILRSRRKLRQAYSQLQLANESIQKQKNEIDLLNNTLQERVKERTLTLENANSKLRQYTFTNNHLVRRPVANILGLTKLFNNDNSSESENAEVVKMIAQSAHELDDIIREINNHLNIEEYPDSNKA
- a CDS encoding leucine-rich repeat-containing protein kinase family protein; the encoded protein is MHTLAQLKQGQLQGATHIKIAAGLTEFPTEIFNLADTLEILDLSQNELSSLPNEFACLSKLKIAFFSDNNFTELPAVLGKCKSLEMIGFKSNQIKTVSEESLPEITHWLILTNNQIEVIPASIGKCYRLQKLALAGNKIKALPAEMANCKSLELIRISANLLTELPVWILQLPKLSWLAYAGNPFTETHQIPNKLALIDWNNIHLLEQLGQGASGVIYKAYLNKDTQETVAVKIFKGEVTSDGLPLNEMNACMAAGNHPNLIAVMGKVHNHPEQKEALVLSLIPAHFKNLGNPPNLASCSRDVFDNGTSFSLQQILTIAKGMASVGEHLHSLGINHGDLYAHNIMYDQAGNHLFGDFGAATFYNPQTNEGAAIERIEVRAYGCLLDDLLGYLPNEDKQQNVINKLSLLKDDCMQASISQRPSFSEINIQLQAINN
- a CDS encoding PKD domain-containing protein, which encodes MKTKHYFFFFLLLLILGKTTKAEILGADLSYQCTPTLGVYKVNLKVYRSCQGVPLCNGCSQAIPNGTTAGCTTTNAGFGTPIIGADSSCLGTSFGNYTLAIQSGINGYDIIQTCDSVKTICTNCNTRTAGTFAPGIEVYIFEGNVNLNSLPTSCCKVALGLSICCRTEAITNFLPSNLYTECIINRCLTSCNNSPIFTNEAVPLVCAGVDYVYNLGAIDPDGDSLSYTFGASLQNPGSSVTYNPPYSAGYPFAYLGAPNASGPYPAGLRIDPITGDVMFRPSGAWVSNLVIEVTQWKKSGNTRVNVGITRRDIQFQTQLCNGNLTPRIKIYQDGILQNTQSFSVNVNQQICLDIVAADQANLSATPNPILADSTDLTWNNPLQYIPVMANATWARNYILSQRSTSGPLNDSFKFCWTPPTSAIRDQPYLFTVTGRDRFCPLNASAIRGISIKVNTPLFAKVSFDSTNRKVFCANKIIPVSMSYKVSGITLTAGNIFYAHLSDSLGNFNTPILVGSKISNANTGSINLNIPSELSTTGNYKLRLRVSSDSTAYDPYFPISIVPGFTQPIIFSNTDSICKGSNILLSVLPNDSNYTFKWLFNNTVIPAANNDSLWLDTTGAIRAIVSNTGCSDTSVVKTFHFYPLPIPSFTSGNLICLPNNPVSFINTSAINSGTMSYNWKFSDGTNSNLTSPIKNMVDTGSLTVKLIATSDKNCIDSIQKIIIVKQTVTPQFSINDSSQCVKNNAFVFTNQTNNQGASVNYIWNWGTGFIASNNITQNYSYPNVGNYIVKLISNNNGCTDTLTKNVTVIANATNVGFTVNKASQCLKNNNFLFNNSSTPDNITIKYMWQFGNGDTSTQRSPDYSYNTFNVYSVKLLVTANNKCIDSFSTNVAVIASPKASFTINDSAQCLKNNNFVFTNTSTPDNSTVKYYWQLGNGNNSIQRSPSITYSNSNTYPITLVVTVNDKCIDSISQNITVFPNPIIGSITGSITGSINVSNPGIAIPYSVPAQNNATYNWSIQNGTIQSGQNTNAISVMWTSKGTGKLGVLATNTNGCKDSASLNVNINNVGIHDININQELSIYPNPTKSSIRINNTNNNLVGKNYIISNTIGQMLLSGKLNAEETTVNLESLSAGIYLLSIEGISNQSIKVIKE
- a CDS encoding (Fe-S)-binding protein, which codes for MEFKVKTLANVVAAGEEVEILFWVGCAGSFDERAQKITKAVAKILHHADIKFAILGTEEACTGDPAKRAGNEFLFQMLAMQNITTMNAYGVKKIVTACPHCFNTLKNEYPVLGGNYEVVHHTALINELLTTGKLSIEGGPYKGKRITYHDSCYLGRANGIYEAPRNIIEKLDVELVEMKRSKANGLCCGAGGAQMFKEAENGTKEVNLERADDMLETQSNIVAAACPFCMTMLRDGIKHHNKEQEVQVLDVAELIATAIDL